A single window of Drosophila suzukii chromosome 3, CBGP_Dsuzu_IsoJpt1.0, whole genome shotgun sequence DNA harbors:
- the LOC108014017 gene encoding early lactation protein-like: protein MSVVFQYTFLYKLCKSNDQTVEIKQLSTIFKMKFLMILACLALYIAYIDAQRFCQGRPVFQVCTGGRDEGNSNGRLCGASSQNEMWFYNSRNRNCEKMRYRGCGGNNNRYCSNQDCLEKCRR, encoded by the exons ATGTCGGTGgtatttcagtacaccttcctATATAAGCTCTGCAAATCGAACGATCAAACAGTTGAAATCAAACAGCTTAGTACGATATTCAAAATGAAGTTCCTCATGATCCTTGCTTGCCTCGCTCTGTACATCGCTTATATCGATGCCCAGCGCTTTTGCCAAGGACGTCCTG TTTTCCAGGTGTGCACTGGCGGTCGGGATGAGGGAAACAGCAATGGACGTCTGTGCGGCGCTTCTTCCCAGAACGAGATGTGGTTCTATAACAGCCGCAACAGGAACTGCGAGAAGATGAGGTACCGCGGCTGTGGCGGCAACAACAACCGCTACTGCAGCAACCAGGACTGTCTTGAAAAATGCAGGCGCTAA
- the LOC118877383 gene encoding papilin, translated as MRTTTLILIAVVMVFYLTVDVTGAARCKGKPGTSKCIGNPDGGNNRKRKCKKSANKDMWHYNAVTKNCTKINYLGCGGNDNRWCTKVLCEGCRPR; from the exons ATGCGGACTAccacattgattttaattgctGTGGTTATGGTATTTTACCTCACAGTAGATGTAACTGGAGCGGCAAGATGCAAGGGAAAACCTG GAACTTCAAAGTGTATTGGAAACCCAGATGGGGGTAATAATCGCAAAAGAAAGTGCAAAAAATCAGCCAATAAAGATATGTGGCATTATAATGCAGTGACTAAAAACTGCACTAAAATTAACTACCTCGGATGTGGCGGTAATGACAATCGTTGGTGCACAAAAGTTTTATGCGAGGGCTGCCGACcaagataa
- the Notum gene encoding palmitoleoyl-protein carboxylesterase NOTUM, with translation MAAEQIAKMASKAAEATNKWIKPQQIATPLLTLLLLATFSQLPTVSSSSSILDAASVQEKDPLRETSMNMIQRNYMVMHSASGSGDHSRSLKRANLANSSITCNDGTHAGFYLRKQPSSKKWIVFLEGGWHCFDVRSCRARWMRLRHLMTSSQWPETRDVGGILSPHPEENPYWHSANHVLIPYCSSDSWSGTRTEPDTSDRENSWRFMGALILRQVIAELIPVGLGRVPGGELLLVGSSAGGLGVMLNLDRIRDFLVNEKKLQVTVRGVSDSGWFLDREPYTPAAVASSEAVRQGWKLWQGLLPEECTKAHPTEPWRCYFGYRLYPTLKTPLFVFQWLFDEAQMRADNVGAPVTPQQWNYIHEMGGALRSSLDNVSAVFAPSCIGHAVLSKRDWVNIKIDDISLPSALRCWEHSTRRKRQDKLKRSTEPSTAVSQPPHANNQRHQRHRQRQKQNNVAQTGAQQRRHNHLTKEEREERKRLRQEQRQRRKQRRQRQQQQQQRKKANGGQENRNRKNNSPKSNNGNDQRKQRHRQQLTPEQRQEQRKRRRKAQREQQDQQEQPGAAGVVPEDKVDPLKTRSSNNASAGTKTKKRPRVPRVPEKCGLRLLERCSWPQCNHSCPTLTNPMTGEEMRFLELLTAFGLDIEAVAAALGVDMHTLNNMERTELVNLLTQQAN, from the exons ATGGCAGCCGAACAAATCGCTAAAATGGCATCTAAAGCCGCAGAAGCTACAAATAAATGGATTAAGCCCCAGCAG ATAGCAACGCCACTGTTAACGCTCCTGCTCTTGGCCACGTTTAGTCAGCTGCCAACTgtgagcagcagcagcagcatcttGGATGCGGCCAGTGTCCAGGAGAAGGATCCCCTGCGGGAGACCAGCATGAACATGATCCAGCGCAACTACATGGTGATGCACTCGGCCAGCGGCTCGGGGGATCACAGCCGCTCCCTGAAGCGGGCCAACCTGGCCAACTCGAGCATCACCTGCAACGACGGCACCCACGCCGGCTTCTACCTGCGCAAGCAGCCCAGCTCCAAGAAGTGGATCGTCTTCCTCGAGGGCGGCTGGCACTGCTTCGACGTGCGCTCCTGCCGCGCCCGCTGGATGCGCCTGCGCCACCTCATGACCTCCTCCCAGTGGCCGGAAACGAGAGATG TTGGAGGCATCCTGTCGCCCCATCCCGAGGAGAATCCCTACTGGCACAGCGCCAACCACGTGCTCATCCCGTACTGCAGCAGTGACTCGTGGTCGGGCACGCGGACGGAGCCGGATACCAGCGACCGGGAGAACAGTTGGCGCTTCATGGGAGCCCTGATCCTGCGCCAGGTGATTGCCGAACTGATTCCCGTGGGCCTGGGTCGAGTGCCTGGTGGCGAACTGCTCCTCGTCGGCTCCTCGGCCGGTGGTCTTGGTGTGATGCTCAATTTGGATCGCATCCGTGATTTCCTGGTCAACGAGAAGAAGCTCCAGGTCACGGTGAGGGGAGTGAGTGATTCTGGCTGGTTCCTGGACAGAGAACCCTACACGCCGGCGGCCGTGGCCTCCAGTGAGGCAGTGCGTCAGGGCTGGAAACTGTGGCAGGGTCTGCTGCCCGAGGAGTGCACCAAAGCCCATCCCACGGAACCCTGGCGGTGTTACTTCGGCTACAGGCTATATCCCACATTGAAAA CTCCCCTTTTCGTGTTCCAATGGCTCTTCGACGAAGCCCAAATGCGAGCGGATAATGTTGGGGCCCCCGTAACACCGCAGCAATGGAACTACATCCATGAGATGGGTGGCGCCCTGAGATCCTCCCTGGACAATGTGAGCGCCGTGTTTGCACCCAGTTGCATAGGACATGCGGTGCTTTCCAAAAGGGACTGGGTCAATATCAAAATCGATGATATATCCCTGCCCTCCGCCCTGCGCTGTTGGGAGCACTCTACGCGTCGCAAGCGCCAAGACAAGCTGAAACGCTCGACGGAACCATCGACGGCAGTCTCCCAGCCGCCCCACGCCAATAACCAAAGACACCAGCGACATCGTCAGCGCCAGAAGCAGAACAATGTGGCCCAAACTGGAGCGCAGCAGCGGCGGCACAATCACCTGACCAAGGAGGAGCGGGAGGAGCGGAAGCGGTTGCGCCAGGAGCAGCGGCAAAGGAGGAAGCAACGCCGCCagcgacagcagcagcagcaacagaggAAGAAGGCCAATGGAGGGCAGgagaatcggaatcggaagaACAATAGCCCCAAGTCGAATAATGGCAATGATCAGCGGAAGCAGCGGCATCGCCAGCAGTTGACACCGGAACAAAGACAGGAGCAGCGAAAGAGGCGCCGCAAGGCTCAACGGGAGCAGCAGGATCAGCAGGAGCAACCAGGAGCAGCTGGCGTAGTACCAGAGGATAAGGTGGATCCCCTCAAGACACGCTCCTCGAACAACGCCTCCGCGGGCACCAAGACCAAGAAGCGGCCGCGAGTGCCCCGAGTGCCGGAGAAGTGCGGCCTGCGCCTCCTGGAGCGATGCAGTTGGCCGCAGTGCAACCACTCCTGTCCCACGCTCACCAATCCCATGACCGGCGAGGAGATGCGCTTCCTGGAGCTGCTCACCGCCTTCGGCCTGGACATCGAGGCGGTGGCCGCCGCTTTGGGAGTCGATATGCACACCCTCAACAACATGGAGCGCACCGAGTTGGTCAACCTGCTGACGCAGCAGGCCAACTAG